The Mus musculus strain C57BL/6J chromosome 2, GRCm38.p6 C57BL/6J genome has a window encoding:
- the a gene encoding agouti-signaling protein isoform X3: MKAPKKKSLLIIKIWLCLCLMRSISPVVGQVKKNPYRLYNYTWLIINEAGDIANATSKIEGSIPWPILRVDLCKLVLGGHNDWGTHLEFLPQEQAIDDPRQVAYTTPGCASLSRRKTLASVLKRWGIYICPGPSHRSRTLNYKCGFAPDYFCASWGCETTGDTYWKPTSDWDLIKVRSRPDYAACASSNQTSKGWCNTLEISFTDAGRKFNWEYTRGAEWGLRIYKNEKDFGVTFKIQLLKNTPSLGSAAIGPNLFLHSSFPKKPSIPQTVTLGLPGTTIFQPTLPAGSPSSTELILSLVNASIATIHAANATQYEECWVCFSPQPPFYEGVATFGSVVTINDSSKLGWHPESHDGLTLSQVSGIGLCLLGPSMLPPQALLEVCNQTIIVEATSRYLGAPNGTYLACSTGLTTYIVTQTFLDDRDYCVVVQLLPKLTVHHAEDLLQFWKSDTDLPRNKREPISAVTLAVILGLGVAGTGTGIASLVTSQQQYTQLHLAVDRDIQELQRGLKNLKDSLVSLSEVVLQNRRGLDLVFLKEGGLCAALKEECCFYSDKTGLVQDSIDKVRASLEERKRNREKQESWYKNWFSTSPWVTTLLPTLLGPFLGILLLLSFGPWAFKRLTSFVKSQIEAALSKPVAVHYHQLDVRDSDEEDPPPTETETATRLQFSTLAAKAESPWFLRLWRQ, encoded by the coding sequence ATGAAAGCGCCAAAAAAGAAGTCACTTCTGATCATCAAGATTTGGCTGTGTCTTTGCCTGATGAGAAGCATATCGCCAGTGGTAGGCCAAGTTAAGAAAAATCCTTATCGACTTTATAATTACACCTGGCTGATCATCAACGAGGCAGGTGACATAGCTAATGCCACCTCCAAGATTGAAGGCTCTATTCCATGGCCCATCCTGAGAGTCGATCTTTGTAAATTAGTCTTAGGAGGTCATAATGACTGGGGAACTCACTTAGAGTTCCTGCCACAAGAACAAGCTATTGACGATCCTAGACAAGTtgcctataccactcctggatgtGCTAGTTTAAGTCGCAGAAAAACTCTTGCCAGTGTTTTAAAAAGATGGGGCATATACATTTGTCCTGGCCCCAGTCACAGGAGTCGCACTCTTAATTATAAATGTGGTTTCGCCCCTGATTATTTTTGTGCTTCCTGGGGCTGTGAGACCACGGGAGACACCTATTGGAAACCCACTTCTGATTGGGACCTAATAAAGGTCCGGAGCAGGCCAGATTATGCTGCCTGTGCTAGTTCCAACCAGACTTCCAAAGGATGGTGCAACACCTTAGAGATCTCCTTTACTGACGCAGGAAGGAAATTTAATTGGGAATATACACGAGGAGCTGAGTGGGGTTTACGtatctataaaaatgaaaaagattttGGAGTAACTTTCAAAATCCAGTTACTTAAAAACACCCCATCTTTAGGGTCGGCTGCTATAGGCCCCAATCTCTTTTTACATTCCTCATTTCCTAAAAAGCCGAGTATTCCACAGACTGTTACCTTAGGCCTACCCGGGACTACTATATTCCAGCCTACTTTACCTGCTGGATCTCCCTCCTCCACAGAATTAATTTTATCCTTAGTTAATGCATCAATTGCTACTATACATGCAGCTAATGCTACTCAATATGAAGAATGTTGGGTGTGCTTTTCTCCTCAACCTCCCTTTTACGAAGGGGTGGCAACATTCGGATCAGTCGTTACAATTAATGATTCCAGCAAACTTGGATGGCACCCCGAGAGCCATGATGGGCTCACTTTAAGTCAGGTGTCTGGCATAGGCTTATGCCTTTTGGGGCCTTCCATGCTTCCTCCTCAGGCCTTATTAGAGGTTTGCAATCAGACTATTATAGTAGAGGCCACCTCTAGATATCTAGGAGCACCTAATGGCACTTATTTAGCATGTTCTACTGGACTTACTACATATATAGTTACTCAGACATTTTTAGATGACAGAGATTATTGTGTTGTAGTTCAGCTTCTCCCGAAGCTGACAGTACACCATGCAGAAGACCTCCTCCAGTTCTGGAAGAGTGACACAGATCTACCCCGTAATAAGAGAGAGCCTATTTCTGCAGTAACCTTAGCAGTGATCCTAGGCTTGGGAGTTGCAGGCACAGGAACAGGCATTGCATCGCTAGTCACTTCCCAGCAACAATATACTCAGCTTCACCTTGCTGTGGACAGGGATATTCAAGAGCTACAGAGaggtttaaaaaatttaaaagattcctTGGTCTCTCTGTCTGAAGTAGTATTACAAAACAGGCGAGGTCTTGATTTAGtgttccttaaagaaggagggttATGTGCAGCCctcaaagaagaatgttgtttctaCTCCgacaagactggcttagttcaagatagTATAGATAAAGTTAGAGCTAGTCTAGAAGAAAGAAAACgcaacagagaaaaacaagaatcttggtataaaaattggttttctacttctccttgggtCACTACCTTGCTTCCCACACTCTTGGGacctttcttgggtattctactgcttttgtcttttggcccctgggcctttaaaagattaaccagttttgttaagtcacagattgaagctgctttaagtaaGCCGGTTGCAGTCCACTACCATCAGCTGGATGTCCGGGACTCAGACGAAGAAGATCCCCCTCCCACCGAGACAGAAACAGCAACTCgtctccagttttccacccttgctgccaAAGCAGAGTCCCCCTGGTTCCTCAGGCTTTGGAGACAATAG
- the a gene encoding agouti-signaling protein isoform X2, with translation MGNKLSKEAAFIKGLKVALRERGVRVKKKDLIKFFIFIDQVCPWFIIDGADIHRKKWRRVGRELNDILARQGPEAVPANVFTYWSLIRDLVENAVDDPEKQQLLSVAEYCLRPFSREAVEGSLPNPPRAAEGPKIPQATLYPQVPIGTLPAQPMQPAPANPPLINPVFKKSLAEGLLVSGDSETVEQEVVRPRKPERLRGASAPPPNPPPYLPRICTPAPWPQALPVPTLIDAKDKLASQVAGLQEVLELQQQYARLSTDLASLQNSLKETILAPPLAAASGGVKKKASRTVKNKALACPVITRSTGAASCDPPTSTEEEQPSTVRARSASVEIGPLRAPQADLSDTNSEGRTGSESDNEIAHEPGEQLTVPIRQTEFRKLRFKDLKELNSAVRTYGPSAPYTLSLLEALPGGGHMLPSEWIRVIQTVLTRGQFLSWKADFLDRCQTIATTNQRNPRTPSAGWTFEKLSGQGKYAAEARQKHFPTGLLAQTANAALGAWRAIPMKGSVITPLTKIIQGAQEDYSEFVSRLLEAAERTLGHEDADNKLVKQLAFENANSACKAVLRGKIRDKDLNEMIHLCRDVDMFTHKMSQTVNLAIGAALRQAGPQKNCFKCGQPGHFARQCPAVPSLNSASTQPTDHSFRPTRPNSLCSRCKKGMHWTNTCRAQTDVFGNPLPPIQGNEYGGQPRVPKTISFLPATGHSRQTNQPLVSPEPPQAAQAWTCVPPPAQF, from the coding sequence ATGGGTAATAAGTtatctaaagaggcagccttcatcaaaggcttaaaggtagctctcagagaaagaggagtacgagttaaaaagaaagatttgataaaattttttatttttatagatcagGTATGCCCGTGGTTTATTATAGATGGAGCGGACATACATCGTAAAAAATGGAGAAGGGTAGGTAGAGAATTAAATGACATTTTAGCGAGGCAGGGCCCCGAGGCGGTCCCTgcaaatgtatttacttattggAGTTTGATCCGTGATTTGGTAGAAAATGCGGTTGATGATCCAGAAAAACAGCAACTTTTGTCAGTGGCAGAATATTGCCTCCGTCCCTTTTCTCGGGAAGCTGTAGAGGGCTCCCTCCCTAATCCTCCAAGAGCTGCAGAAGGGCCTAAAATTCCACAGGCTACTCTTTATCCGCAGGTTCCAATAGGCACCTTACCTGCGCAGCCTATGCAGCCTGCCCCTGCTAACCCGCCACTAATCAATCCAGTCTTTAAAAAATCTTTGGCAGAGGGCCTTTTAGTTTCTGGAGATTCAGAAACTGTAGAGCAAGAGGTAGTCCGGCCCCGTAAACCAGAGCGGCTGCGCGGCGCCTCAGCTCCTCCTCCTAATCCCCCTCCCTACTTGCCGCGGATCTGCACTCCCGCGCCTTGGCCTCAGGCTCTACCAGTTCCCACTCTCATTGATGCTAAAGACAAGCTCGCATCTCAAGTAGCTGGATTACAAGAAGTGTTAGAGTTACAACAACAGTACGCTCGCCTGTCCACAGATCTCGCGTCACTCCAAAATTCTTTAAAAGAGACTATTCTTGCCCCTCCCTTAGCCGCAGCCTCGGGCGGCGTAAAGAAAAAAGCTTCGCGAACAGTAAAAAACAAAGCGTTAGCTTGTCCTGTAATCACCCGCTCTACAGGAGCTGCTAGCTGTGACCCGCCCACCTCTACAGAAGAGGAACAGCCCTCAACCGTCCGTGCTAGATCTGCTTCTGTAGAAATAGGGCCTTTAAGAGCGCCCCAGGCCGATCTTTCAGACACTAACAGCGAGGGCAGAACAGGTTCTGAGAGTGACAATGAAATAGCACATGAGCCAGGGGAACAGTTGACTGTTCCTATCAGACAGACAGAGTTTCGTAAGCTGCGTTTTAAAGACCTAAAAGAGCTTAACTCAGCGGTTAGAACCTATGGTCCGTCTGCCCCCTATACGCTTTCGCTCCTAGAAGCCCTCCCAGGAGGCGGACATATGCTCCCAAGTGAGTGGATCAGAGTGATTCAGACAGTGTTAACTCGCGGACAGTTCCTTTCTTGGAAAGCCGATTTTCTCGACCGTTGCCAGACAATTGCTACAACTAATCAAAGGAACCCTCGAACGCCATCTGCTGGCTGGACCTTTGAAAAACTTTCTGGTCAAGGAAAATACGCGGCGGAGGCCAGACAAAAGCACTTTCCAACCGGTCTGTTGGCACAAACTGCCAACGCGGCCTTGGGCGCCTGGCGTGCCATTCCTATGAAAGGTTCTGTTATTACCCCTTTAACAAAAATTATTCAAGGAGCACAAGAGGACTATAGTGAATTTGTAAGTCGTTTGCTTGAGGCTGCAGAGAGGACCTTAGGTCATGAGGATGCAGACAATAAACTCGTAAAACAATTGGCTTTTGAGAATGCTAATTCCGCTTGTAAGGCAGTCTTGCGCGGTAAGATCAGAGACAAAGACCTTAATGAAATGATTCATCTTTGTCGTGATGTTGATATGTTTACTCATAAGATGTCCCAAACAGTTAATCTTGCAATAGGCGCGGCTCTTCGACAAGCAGGCCCCcagaaaaattgttttaagtgCGGCCAACCTGGACACTTTGCACGACAGTGTCCCGCTGTGCCCTCTCTTAACAGTGCTTCAACACAACCTACTGACCATTCTTTCCGGCCTACACGGCCCAATTCTCTTTGCTCACGCTGTAAAAAAGGTATGCATTGGACGAACACTTGCAGAGCTCAGACAGATGTGTTTGGAAATCCCCTGCCTCCTATTCAGGGAAACGAGTATGGGGGACAGCCCCGAGTCCCCAAAACCATCTCATTTCTCCCGGCCACGGGGCACAGCCGGCAGACAAATCAGCCTCTGGTCTCTCCAGAGCCACCACAGGCAGCGCAGGCCTGGACTTGTGTTCCTCCGCCAGCACAATTTTAA
- the a gene encoding agouti-signaling protein isoform X1 — protein MVPMGALQPGIPSPVAIPRGYVKLMIDLKDCFFSIPLHPKDCKRFAFTLPMINCIGPSPRFQWKVLPQGMANSPTLCQRYVAQVIDPFRMSYPDLYVVHYMDDILVAGPDQDQLYSASQELINALQNQGLQVSPEKVQIHPPHLFLGFELFPNKILSQKVQVRQDSLQTLNDFQRLLGDINWLRPYLKLTTGELKPLFDILRGDPDPSSPRMLTQEARRSLAKVEQAISEQNIGYFSPELPLQLLVFPTPFSPTGLLWQLKPLFWVHMSASSSKVLPTYPQLVANVLRLGREAALKLFGRDPDVIVLPYDASQVQWLLKNNDDWAVNCISFQGVIDNHYPADKLVQFLHRTPVVFPKRTKSSPIPGAMLVFTDGSSSGMAAFYINGKVSRFMTDFSSAQLVKLAAIVKVFEQLPKTSFNLYTDSAYVAASVPLLETVPYIRPSTNASPMFAKLQSLILARNFPFFIGHIRAHSGLPGPLSEGNDIVDQATQVIASALSITPLAAAQQAHDLHHLNAHTLRLKFSITREQARQIVRQCKGCLTLLPEPHVGVNPRGLIPGELWQMDVTHYTPFKKLKYIHVSVDTSSGFICASLQTGEATKHVISHVLSCLAAVPQPKILKTDNGPGYTSASFKQFCAQMGIKHITGIPYNPQGQGIVERTHQTLKNMLFKLQSGREILYPQSGNSKMLLNHALFVLNFLTYDNAGKSAADRLWHPSTANNYAQAMWRDPLSNKWQGPDPVLIWGKGHACIYDSKAQNARWLPERLIKPYNCPGRKNPEEISKCASLQENESAKKEVTSDHQDLAVSLPDEKHIASGRPS, from the coding sequence ATGGTCCCCATGGGGGCCCTACAACCTGGGATTCCCTCTCCAGTGGCTATTCCCAGGGGATATGTTAAGTTAATGATTGATctaaaagattgtttcttttccattcctctcCATCCTAAAGATTGTAAACGCTTTGCGTTTACCCTTCCGATGATTAATTGTATAGGTCCTTCTCCTCGCTTCCAATGGAAGGTTCTTCCTCAAGGCATGGCTAACAGTCCTACTCTTTGCCAGAGATATGTGGCACAAGTTATTGATCCATTCAGAATGTCTTACCCTGATCTGTATGTGGTCCAttacatggatgacattttgGTTGCTGGACCTGATCAAGACCAATTATATAGTGCTAGTCAAGAGCTTATTAATGCCCTTCAAAATCAAGGACTCCAGGTTTCTCCAGAAAAGGTTCAGATCCACCCTCCTCacttgtttttgggttttgagtTATTTCCTAACAAAATTCTCTCTCAAAAGGTTCAGGTGAGACAAGATTCCTTACagactcttaatgattttcaacgtctgttaggagatattaattggcttcgtcCTTATCTGAAACTTACTACAGGAGAGTTAAAACCTTTGTTTGACATTCTAAGAGGAGACCCAGATCCTTCCTCTCCACGCATGTTAACTCAAGAGGCACGAAGGTCACTAGCTAAAGTTGAACAAGCCATCAGTGAGCAGAATATCGGGTACTTTTCCCCAGAGcttccacttcagctccttgtcTTCCCTACTCCCTTTTCACCTACAGGTCTGCTGTGGCAGCTCAAACCTCTGTTTTGGGTCCACATGTCAGCTTCTTCCTCCAAAGTGCTGCCCACATATCCTCAGTTAGTTGCTAATGTTCTTCGTTTAGGCAGAGAAGCTGCTCTTAAGCTTTTTGGCAGAGATCCAGATGTTATTGTTCTCCCCTATGATGCCTCTCAGGTTCAGTGGTTACTTAAAAATAATGATGATTGGGCAGTTAATTGTATCTCTTTTCAAGGTGtgattgataatcattatcctgcTGATAAATTAGTTCAGTTTCTACATAGGACACCTGTGGTTTTCCCTAAGAGAACAAAGTCAAGCCCAATTCCTGGGGCTATGTTAGTTTTTACTGATGGGTCTTCCTCAGGTATGGCCGCGTTTTATATCAATGGAAAAGTCTCACGTTTTATGACAGACTTCTCCTCAGCACAGCTTGTTAAATTGGCAGCTATTGTTAAAGTATTTGAACAATTGCCTAAAACTTCCTTCAATTTATATACAGACAGCGCCTATGTGgctgcctctgttcctcttttagaAACTGTTCCTTATATCCGCCCTTCTACCAATGCATCTCCAATGTTTGCTAAACTTCAGAGCCTTATTCTTGCTcgtaattttccattttttattggacATATTCGTGCTCATTCTGGCCTGCCTGGACCTTTGTCTGAAGGCAATGATATAGTCGATCAGGCCACTCAGGTAATAGCTTCAGCTTTGTCTATTACTCCTCTTGCTGCTGCCCAACAGGCCCATGATTTACATCACCTTAATGCGCATACCTTGAGACTTAAATTTTCCATCACTCGTGAACAGGCTAGACAAATTGTCCGGCAGTGTAAGGGCTGCCTGACCCTTTTGCCAGAGCCACATGTGGGAGTCAACCCCCGAGGACTAATTCCTGGTGAACTATGGCAGATGGATGTTACCCATTACACTccctttaaaaagttaaaatatattcatgtctCTGTTGATACCTCTAGTGGATTTATCTGTGCATCTTTACAAACGGGAGAGGCCACTAAACATGTTATCAGCCATGTCCTCTCCTGCTTGGCAGCTGTGCCACAGCCTAAAATCCTCAAGACAGACAATGGCCCAGGATATACTAGTGCCAGCTTTAAACAGTTTTGTGCTCAAATGGGCATTAAACACATTACTGGGATTCCCTATAATCCCCAAGGTCAAGGTATTGTAGAAAGAACTCATCAAACTCTTAAAAACATGCTTTTCAAATTACAGTCTGGAAGAGAAATTCTATATCCTCAGTCTGGTAACTCCAAGATGCTTTTAAATCATGCATTATTTGTTCTAAACTTTCTAACCTACGACAATGCAGGCAAGTCTGCTGCAGATCGCCTCTGGCATCCTTCTACTGCTAATAACTATGCACAAGCTATGTGGAGAGACCCCTTGTCCAACAAATGGCAGGGTCCAGATCCAGTCCTTATATGGGGCAAAGGACacgcttgcatctatgattcaaAAGCACAAAATGCTAGATGGCTCCCTGAGCGCCTGATTAAACCTTATAACTGTCCAGGGAGAAAAAACCCTGAGGAAATTTCTAAATGTGCTTCTTTACAGGAGAATGAAAGCGCCAAAAAAGAAGTCACTTCTGATCATCAAGATTTGGCTGTGTCTTTGCCTGATGAGAAGCATATCGCCAGTGGTAGGCCAAGTTAA